The Leishmania donovani BPK282A1 complete genome, chromosome 23 DNA segment GAAACGACACCcaaacacgcacagcgcGACGCAGTCAGAGGCGGCGAGCAGGAAGCGATCAACAGCAGCGTCCGTTTCGAATTACGGCATCACGCGCGCTACCTATCCCTCTCCCCGGCTCCCTTCGCTTTATTTTTCTTGCTCCAGCGGCAACACCTTATATGGATTCAAGATGCCGTTCGGGTCCATCATCGCCTTAACGTCCGTCATGAGTCGAATCACCTCGCTCGTGCGGGAGAGATGTAGGTAGTCGCGCTTCTGCATACCCACGCCGTGCTCGGCCGAGATGCTGccggcgtgcgcggcgcagtACTCGTACACGGCCGGGTACAGCGCCGCGTCAAGCTGCTCGCCGTGCGAGCGGGTCAAGTCCACCACGTTCAGATGCACGTTGCCGTCGCCAAAGTGCCCGTAGCCGACAACGATCACCTCGGCCGGGTCCATCTTGTGGTGCTTGTACAGAAtctcgcgcgtgtgctcgacgacgccgtAGAACTTGTCAATAGGGAATGACACGTCGTACTTGTAGATAAGTCCGCCGCTCGCCAGGTGCACTGGGATGCCCTCACGCAGCGCCCACAGCTGCTCCGTCTGGGCAGCGGATTGCGAGAGGATGGGCTCGTActggccaccgccgctcagCTTGTCGCCAAGCTtcgcctgcgctgcctcaACAAATTCGGAGAGCTTGTCGAAGTCGTGCTTTTCGTTGCTGCCATGCGTCTCCACAAGAACGCAGAAGTAGGCAGAAGTGAAGTCCTTGCCGCCGCAGAACACGTCGTTCTTGTACGTGCGCTCGTACGGCACCTCCTTCGCTGGGCTAGTCGTCATCGACTCCCCGTCCATCACCTCGAACGCCGACAAGCATTCGGCGAGGTGGTTGTTCGCCAGGTGGTAGAGCTCCAGCACAGACTCGAAGTCCTTCAGGCGGAACATGGCCAGCTGCTTCGACGTGGGTTGCGGGTAGAGCTTGATGGCCGCGCGGGTCACAACACCCAGGGTGCCTTCGCTGCCTATAAACAGGTGCTTCAGGTCGTAGCCGGCGTTGTCCTTGCGCAGCGTCGACATCATATTCAAGATGTCGCCCTTTgccgtcaccacctccacGCCGAGCACGTTCGAGTGCATGGAGCCGTAGCGTGCGAAATGGATGCCACCGGCGTTGGTACTAACATTGCCGCCAATCATCGAGCTTCCCTTCGAGCCCATCATGAGTGGAAAGAGCAGCCCTTCCTTCGCGCACGCCTCCTGGCACTGCTGGAGGATGACACCAGACTCGGCTTCCACTGACATCGTGTTCTTGGACACCACGGGCGTCGCATTCATCAGATGCGTGCTAAGGACCAGCTCATCGTGCACCGGCTCCGCGCCGTAGACCATGCTCGTATTGCCGCTCTGCGGCACTACCGCCAACTTCTCCGCTTGGCAGTACTTCAGAATCTCGCTGACGTGAGTGGCGCAGGTTGGCATCAGCACAGCCGGGGTGGCACCTTGCACTTGGCGCATCCAGTCCACATTGAATGGCGCGATCGCCTCCGTATCAGTCAGTATCTTGCCCTTTCGCttcgaggcgctgcagggctTTTCCAGCACGCTGTGGAAGTAGCTCAAGTGCTTCGATGTGATCTTGGCAAACCGAGGGCTGCGCGTCGCGTAATGCGACGCCCTCTCAACTGGTGTGAGGCCCATTCGTGCGTGCTGTGTTGTGGAACgggaaagaagggggagggggagggcggaggagcCGATGAGCAGGCTTGCTGTGCGTGCGgcccgagagagagagagaacaccAAGCGGCTATCACGCGTGTGTTCGAGTTTCGTCGTCCACTGGAGGAAGACGGGCGTGCCTTCGGCGGCTAAGGCTCGCCAATGGAAAGGACTGAATGGAAACGAGGGACGATAGTGTGAGGAAAGAGGGCAAGGGCGCAATGAGAGGCGGTACTGTCCGAGAAAacgacacagacacacacggtAAGATGAGGAAAGAGAAAGTTCGTCTGTGCggaaggaggggtggggatatggagagaggagagatggACGAGTACATCCGTGggtgggcggtggtggtgacgccacgccacgccggaaaagagagggggcagGGCCAGTGATATGAGGGATGGGAAAGTGACGAgacgcagagagggagggagagtgaGGGGAAGCGCACCACGTGCGAGTGAATCAAAGTTATGTTTTCTGTTTGATCAGGGAGGATGGGggtttcgtgtgtgtgtgtgtgtgtgtgatgctCACATGCCTTGCGTCGATgtctctgcgcgcgtgcttaTTCTCTCGTCTcgtgcttttcttttctctttaCGCTTTACCTCCCGTCCCTTACACGCGAGTCACATCACCTTCTTCGAGATTAAGCGGCAGGCGAAGTGAGTGggaggcaggggaggggtAGGGGCTTAAGGGAGCACGTACAACCGGCAACACGCAGATGACCGATGCAATGACAGTCCCTGCTGAAGGCAGTGCTAGGAGACTCACAAGGGCGGAGGGAGCAGACACCCAACGGCTATGCGGGAAATAAGGCGGGGCAGTAGCGTCTCGCCACATTCTGCTGCATTGAATGGCGCAGATGTCTAGACGGCATTGCCGCCTCCGGTCAACGCagcggacgccgccgcctccgcgtcgcaCCGCGGGCAGTGGCAGGTGAAGAAGTAGTTCCtcagtcgccgctgccgctccgcgCGGgacgcggcaccggcagTTAGCGGAATGTAAGTGATTGTCAGCGGCTCGCCGGCCCGGATGGGCCGCGTCGTCTTGAGCACAATCTCGTGCGTTCCATCCAcggtgctgacggcggcATTGGGCACGCAGGAATGGTTGAAGCACGACAGTAGGGAGTAGAGGCCGGCACCCTTCAAGACCCAGTCAAACACGCCAGTGGACAGCGCTTCGCCAGGCGGCAGCACATAGTCGTTGATGGCGTGCGCGTTCAGCACCATCTGACCAACTAGGGTTCGGAGCGTGTCGGTGCTGAAGATTACCTGCACAAGAGCCTCAGCCCACAGTAAagtcggcgccggcaccgcctgctgctg contains these protein-coding regions:
- a CDS encoding actin interacting protein-like protein, giving the protein MGLTPVERASHYATRSPRFAKITSKHLSYFHSVLEKPCSASKRKGKILTDTEAIAPFNVDWMRQVQGATPAVLMPTCATHVSEILKYCQAEKLAVVPQSGNTSMVYGAEPVHDELVLSTHLMNATPVVSKNTMSVEAESGVILQQCQEACAKEGLLFPLMMGSKGSSMIGGNVSTNAGGIHFARYGSMHSNVLGVEVVTAKGDILNMMSTLRKDNAGYDLKHLFIGSEGTLGVVTRAAIKLYPQPTSKQLAMFRLKDFESVLELYHLANNHLAECLSAFEVMDGESMTTSPAKEVPYERTYKNDVFCGGKDFTSAYFCVLVETHGSNEKHDFDKLSEFVEAAQAKLGDKLSGGGQYEPILSQSAAQTEQLWALREGIPVHLASGGLIYKYDVSFPIDKFYGVVEHTREILYKHHKMDPAEVIVVGYGHFGDGNVHLNVVDLTRSHGEQLDAALYPAVYEYCAAHAGSISAEHGVGMQKRDYLHLSRTSEVIRLMTDVKAMMDPNGILNPYKVLPLEQEK